The following proteins are encoded in a genomic region of Cryptomeria japonica chromosome 11, Sugi_1.0, whole genome shotgun sequence:
- the LOC131056574 gene encoding uncharacterized protein LOC131056574 isoform X2, translating into MICERGKCRIEMLVLQNVALPRNSLFGTIQTRPITAFRIQSCQGTRSRFDFVISMLDNGKDNGIQENLKEKHNQLSLKQNPSDSFGRFHKGSGLGDGSHAPVQDVLEEVLSTKAFVCDDDLTEQFTERNKQGTLIELNVALLRQQDPSQPGKAMSVVISFRTMAEQTLGKWGGYVSTINYIFLSYTVMVAHISKSGEVLSSIIQIPASIAGALFACIFGILVLVGGTKATDTVNQLLTACLIGLFLFIVATFLGGWSGINHMDWDLLPQTVPVILFSLVYHDIIPVLCAYLGGDISRIRTSIIFGSMVPLAVFLVWDAAALGVAPISGGEDPLDSLLRLGGSNFSYFVQLFSLVAIATSSIGSSLGLMEFFLEQLSNFKMSAVLRRNTQITTAYMIYPKARHFITLLHPFKNIFSRLAYRANFGRSFPYTMARASKMGSVLNRWWLSNGLRLASFALVIFPPVLISSFVGNAFFSATDIAGTYGMMTLYGIFPPAMAWAWAESNDKLKSEDSKPLTVPGGRFALAGIGLCASGVVLNQLFLDLAGMPLQNIVDNGLITEISNVISTVP; encoded by the exons ATGATTTGTGAGAG AGGAAAGTGTCGGATTGAAATGCTAGTACTCCAGAATGTGGCGTTGCCCAGGAACAGTTTGTTCGGTACAATTCAGACAAGACCCATTACAGCATTCAGG ATTCAGAGCTGCCAAGGAACACGATCCAGATTTGACTTCGTTATCTCCATGCTAGATAATGGAAAGGATAATGGCATACAAGAAAATTTAAAAGAGAAGCATAATCAGCTTAGCTTGAAACAAAATCCAAG TGATTCATTTGGGAGGTTTCATAAAGGGTCTGGTCTAGGAGATGGGTCACATGCCCCTGTTCAAGACGTTCTGGAAGAAGTCCTATCGACAAAGGCCTTTGTTTGTGATGATGACTTGACTGAGCAGTTCACCGAACGCAATAAACAGGGAACATTAATAG AATTGAATGTAGCTTTGCTGAGACAGCAGGATCCAAGTCAACCCGGGAAGGCTATGTCAGTAGTAATCTCATTCCGCACCATGGCAGAACAAACATTGGGGAAATGGGGTGGATATGTCTCAACAATCAATTAtatatttttgtcttatacagTAATGGTTGCTCATATATCAAAGTCTGGTGAGGTTCTGTCCAGCATAATTCAAATACCTGCTTCAATAGCAGGGGCATTGTTTGCATGTATATTTGGAATCCTTGTCTTGGTTGGTGGAACCAAGGCCACAGATACAGTGAATCAGTTACTTACAGCTTGTTTGATTG GCCTATTTCTATTTATAGTGGCAACCTTTCTTGGAGGTTGGTCAGGGATCAATCACATGGACTGGGACCTGTTGCCACAAACAGTTCCTGTGATTTTGTTCTCTCTTGTCTATCATGATATAATTCCAG TGCTATGTGCATACTTAGGGGGGGACATATCACGCATCAGGACTTCTATCATTTTTGGAAGTATGGTGCCTTTAGCAGTCTTTCTTGTTTGGGATGCTGCTGCTCTTGGGGTTGCTCCAATTTCAGGTGGCGAAGACCCTTTGGATTCTCTTCTAAG GCTCGGAGGGAGCAATTTTTCCTATTTTGTTCAATTATTCTCTCTTGTGGCAATTGCAACTTCATCAATTGGTTCTTCGTTAGGATTAATGGAGTTTTTCTTGGAGCAATTAAGCAACTTCAAAATGAGTGCAGTGTTAAGACGAAATACTCAGATTACAACTGCCTATATGATATACCCAAAAGCAAGACATTTTATCACATTACTGCATCCCTTTAAGAACATATTTTCACGTTTAGCTTATCGAGCAAACTTTGGGAGATCTTTTCCTTATACTATGGCTAGGGCAAGCAAAATGGGTTCAGTCCTTAACAGATGGTGGCTAAGTAATGGTTTGCGACTCGCATCTTTTGCATTAGTGATATTTCCACCTGTACTGATTTCGAGTTTTGTGGGAAATGCATTCTTCTCTGCAACAGATATTGCG GGTACTTATGGCATGATGACACTTTATGGCATTTTCCCACCTGCAATGGCATGGGCATGGGCCGAATCAAATGATAAATTAAAATCTGAAGATTCTAAACCCTTGACAGTCCCTGGAGGAAGATTTGCATTAGCAGGAATTGGACTTTGTGCCAGTGGAGTAGTGCTGAATCAACTGTTTTTAGATTTGGCTGGAATGCCACTTCAAAACATAGTTGACAATGGTTTGATAACAGAAATAAGCAATGTAATTTCTACTGTGCCTTGA
- the LOC131056574 gene encoding uncharacterized protein LOC131056574 isoform X1, which produces MICERGKCRIEMLVLQNVALPRNSLFGTIQTRPITAFRIQSCQGTRSRFDFVISMLDNGKDNGIQENLKEKHNQLSLKQNPSDSFGRFHKGSGLGDGSHAPVQDVLEEVLSTKAFVCDDDLTEQFTERNKQGTLIGAISLITGTSFGSGILALPARTASAGFIPSAVSMLICWGFLMLEALLLAELNVALLRQQDPSQPGKAMSVVISFRTMAEQTLGKWGGYVSTINYIFLSYTVMVAHISKSGEVLSSIIQIPASIAGALFACIFGILVLVGGTKATDTVNQLLTACLIGLFLFIVATFLGGWSGINHMDWDLLPQTVPVILFSLVYHDIIPVLCAYLGGDISRIRTSIIFGSMVPLAVFLVWDAAALGVAPISGGEDPLDSLLRLGGSNFSYFVQLFSLVAIATSSIGSSLGLMEFFLEQLSNFKMSAVLRRNTQITTAYMIYPKARHFITLLHPFKNIFSRLAYRANFGRSFPYTMARASKMGSVLNRWWLSNGLRLASFALVIFPPVLISSFVGNAFFSATDIAGTYGMMTLYGIFPPAMAWAWAESNDKLKSEDSKPLTVPGGRFALAGIGLCASGVVLNQLFLDLAGMPLQNIVDNGLITEISNVISTVP; this is translated from the exons ATGATTTGTGAGAG AGGAAAGTGTCGGATTGAAATGCTAGTACTCCAGAATGTGGCGTTGCCCAGGAACAGTTTGTTCGGTACAATTCAGACAAGACCCATTACAGCATTCAGG ATTCAGAGCTGCCAAGGAACACGATCCAGATTTGACTTCGTTATCTCCATGCTAGATAATGGAAAGGATAATGGCATACAAGAAAATTTAAAAGAGAAGCATAATCAGCTTAGCTTGAAACAAAATCCAAG TGATTCATTTGGGAGGTTTCATAAAGGGTCTGGTCTAGGAGATGGGTCACATGCCCCTGTTCAAGACGTTCTGGAAGAAGTCCTATCGACAAAGGCCTTTGTTTGTGATGATGACTTGACTGAGCAGTTCACCGAACGCAATAAACAGGGAACATTAATAGGTGCAATATCACTTATTACAGGAACGAGCTTTGGATCTGGAATTCTTGCTCTTCCTGCACGTACTGCTTCTGCT GGATTTATACCTTCCGCAGTTTCAATGTTAATTTGCTGGGGATTTTTAATGCTTGAAGCTCTTCTTCTAGCAGAATTGAATGTAGCTTTGCTGAGACAGCAGGATCCAAGTCAACCCGGGAAGGCTATGTCAGTAGTAATCTCATTCCGCACCATGGCAGAACAAACATTGGGGAAATGGGGTGGATATGTCTCAACAATCAATTAtatatttttgtcttatacagTAATGGTTGCTCATATATCAAAGTCTGGTGAGGTTCTGTCCAGCATAATTCAAATACCTGCTTCAATAGCAGGGGCATTGTTTGCATGTATATTTGGAATCCTTGTCTTGGTTGGTGGAACCAAGGCCACAGATACAGTGAATCAGTTACTTACAGCTTGTTTGATTG GCCTATTTCTATTTATAGTGGCAACCTTTCTTGGAGGTTGGTCAGGGATCAATCACATGGACTGGGACCTGTTGCCACAAACAGTTCCTGTGATTTTGTTCTCTCTTGTCTATCATGATATAATTCCAG TGCTATGTGCATACTTAGGGGGGGACATATCACGCATCAGGACTTCTATCATTTTTGGAAGTATGGTGCCTTTAGCAGTCTTTCTTGTTTGGGATGCTGCTGCTCTTGGGGTTGCTCCAATTTCAGGTGGCGAAGACCCTTTGGATTCTCTTCTAAG GCTCGGAGGGAGCAATTTTTCCTATTTTGTTCAATTATTCTCTCTTGTGGCAATTGCAACTTCATCAATTGGTTCTTCGTTAGGATTAATGGAGTTTTTCTTGGAGCAATTAAGCAACTTCAAAATGAGTGCAGTGTTAAGACGAAATACTCAGATTACAACTGCCTATATGATATACCCAAAAGCAAGACATTTTATCACATTACTGCATCCCTTTAAGAACATATTTTCACGTTTAGCTTATCGAGCAAACTTTGGGAGATCTTTTCCTTATACTATGGCTAGGGCAAGCAAAATGGGTTCAGTCCTTAACAGATGGTGGCTAAGTAATGGTTTGCGACTCGCATCTTTTGCATTAGTGATATTTCCACCTGTACTGATTTCGAGTTTTGTGGGAAATGCATTCTTCTCTGCAACAGATATTGCG GGTACTTATGGCATGATGACACTTTATGGCATTTTCCCACCTGCAATGGCATGGGCATGGGCCGAATCAAATGATAAATTAAAATCTGAAGATTCTAAACCCTTGACAGTCCCTGGAGGAAGATTTGCATTAGCAGGAATTGGACTTTGTGCCAGTGGAGTAGTGCTGAATCAACTGTTTTTAGATTTGGCTGGAATGCCACTTCAAAACATAGTTGACAATGGTTTGATAACAGAAATAAGCAATGTAATTTCTACTGTGCCTTGA